GCAAATCTGCGGTTTTGTTCTGACCGTTAACCTCAGACTTACTTCCTATTAACTTGCGGTTTACCATGTGACGCTGACGGGCGTCCCTATGGATACTCGTTGATAGAGATCGGCCACGTCTTGATTGAACATGCGGATGCAGCCGTGGGACACCGACTGGCCAATGGACCAGGGCGCATCGGTGCCGTGAATGCGGTAGAGGCTCTTGCCGAGATACATCGCCCGCACCCCCAGCGGATTGCGGGGATGCCCTCCCGGGACATAGGCCGGCAGGTCGGGGTTTTCCCGGCGCATTTCAGCCGTCGGCGTCCATCCGGGGTTCACGCGCTTTTCGCTGACATAGGTTTCGCCAGACCATCGCGCGTCGCCCTTGGGGGCCGCGATCGGATAGCTGATGGCTCTCCCGCCCGGCAGGATATAGTAGAGCCGGGCCTGGCCGAACTGGACGAAGATGGTTCCGGGCTTGTAGCCGGGGGGCACGGACACCAGATGGCGCCCCACCACTTGGGGCTGCGGCGGCGCGGGCGACAGGATCGAATCGAACAGCCCCGCCGAGACTTGGGTGGCCGGCAAGGCGGCGAGCGCCGCCGCAAGCCCAACGGCGGCCGGAAATTCGAGGATACGCATCACAAAACCTCGTTACGCTTCTTTGCAGGAAGCGTGGGGTGATTCTGGTTAGCGAAATCCAAACGGACGTGCCCGTGCGGGAAAGTGCCCGGCCGGTCAGTCTGGGCGCGTGCCGGTGACGATGTGGACATGGGCGTCCATATGCACGGCCCCATCAGTTTCGTGCTGCGCATAGCGCTGGGTCAGGCGTCGGCGTACGTCGGCACTGACGGCTGCGTCGGCCTCGGCGAGCAGGTCGCCGAGTGAGAAGGCGCTGAATGCGAAGTCCACGGCAGCCTCCGGCGGGACTCCGCCCCCAAGAGGGATCGTGCCGCGCCAATCGCGGACTTCGAGGTCGCGCAAGCCGGCGGCCTTTAGAAGACCCAATAGCTTTTCCCCGCCTGCATAGCGAAACGGCCCAGGCGCGTCGGGGTCCGGTTCCGGCACCTCCATGACTTGGACTACGGCCTCGCGCAGGCTCGTCATCCAGGGGTTTTGCGGCGGCGGGCCCCAGACGGCGAAGGCAATCCGACCGCCGGGTGCGAGCCAGGACGAAAGGTTTGAGAAAGCAGCCTCAGGGTCGTCGAAAAACATGATGCCGAAGCGCGAGACCAGCCGGTCATACGGGCCGGCGGGCGCAGGCGCGCGCTCCCCGTTGGCGATGTGAAAGGCGATGTCGCCCGTTTCGGTCGCGGCGCGGGTTCGTGCCTTCTCGACAAGGGCGGGTGAGATATCGATCCCGTGCACGCTGCTTCCTGCGGGCGCGTTGCGCAGGATTTTCAGCGTGGTGCCCCCGCCGCCGCAGCCGATCTCCGCGATCCGGAGGGGCCGATCCAGCTGAAGCGCATCGATCAGCGGCGCATCGACAGGATCCAGCGTGGCCTCCATGGCGCTGAGCTGATCGCACCATTTCTGCCCGCGTTCGTTGGCCCAATCTTCCGCCGAAACGGTCTGTGCCGGGGGCTGGGGCTGGATCTGGCTCATGGGCAACGTCTTCCTTCTCTTAGCGATGCGCCCTCTAGATGACCGCACGGACGCGAGGACGCAAGCGCGGCATTTGCGCCGGCTGGACCTCAATTAGGAGCCGCCACCCAACCTCCTTCCTTGACTCATCCCCGACTCGGGAGTAAGAACAAAACAGGAACGAGAGTGGAGTGTCAGTAATGCGTAACAACGTTCCAGACGGCGATCTTAGTGCCCTCGTTCCGCCGGCTGACGTTGAAGAAAGAGCAGGCGGTCACACGGGAAGGGTCCTGATTGAGCGGCTACGGGCATCCATCCGAGCACTCGAACAGGTTCCCGTCTCCTTAAGCATCCCCCCCGCGCCGGGTGCGGCCCCTTCCCGTCCCGCCTGCTCTTTGACGCCTTCTTCTTCTGCCTCCAACACAGCGAATGCCGCTTCGCACAGCCCTTTGAGCACGCTGCACCAAGCAGGGCTGCACGAGATCAAGCCCCATGCCTATCGCGACACGCCGGCGGGGCTGGGGCTTGCCCTGTCCGTGATTGCCGACATCCAAAAGCAAGGTCCGGGAGCGGTGCTGTGGTGCATGACGCAACGGCACGCCCAGGAATGGGGACGCCCTTACGGACCTGGCCTCCTCAAGGCTGGCCTCGACCCGGCGCGCGTCCTTATCGTCGAGACACACACCGCGGACGAAGCCGCCTGGGCTCTGGAAGAAGGGCTGAAAAGCGCCTCCCTGATCGCAGGCCTGGCCCAAACCGAGATCAAGACGCAGCTCACCGCCCGGCGTCTGGGGCTCGCCGCCCGCGCCGCCGGCACGCCATGCTTCCTCCTCACCGGTCATGGCGAGGCGAAGATCCCCGGCACGCTCACGCGCTGGCGGATCGCCACGGAGGCCAGCGCCCATATCCCTTTCGATACCGGCGCCGGCTTCGGCGGAGGCGCCCATTTCGGCGAAGGTACTCCTGGCCCCGCCTGCTGGCGCCTCTCCCTCGAACGCAGCCGGGCCAGTGCTCAACGAGAGGGAGTCGGCTTTCATGTGGAGGCCGAACATGACGGCCCGCATGAGCCGGATGGTCTGCGTGTGGTTCCCGCATCTTCCGATCGAGCGGCTGACCCGGGAACGCTTGCGCGCGGGTCACGCACCGCCACCGGCTAAGGCGCCCTTCGCGCTTGTCGGCAGCGACACGCATGGGCTCACGCTCACGGCCCTCAACATCCCCTGCCGGCAGGAGGGATTGACCCCCGGCATGCGGCTGGCCGATGCCCGCGCCATCTGCCCCGCGCTCCTCACTGAGCCCAATGCGCCGGATAAGGATGCGGCCTTTCTGGAATCCCTCGCCCGCTGGGCCTCCCGCTACAGCCCGTCCCTCAACGTGGACGGCACTGACTGCCTTTGGCTCGACGTGACCGGCGTCGCGCATCTTTTCGGCGGCGAGTCCGAACTGCTTGCCGATCTCAAAGACCGTCTTGCCAGGCTGGGCTTCCGCGCGCGGTTTGGCTGCGCCGGAACGCTCGGGGGCGCCTCGGCGCTGGCGCATTTCGCACGGCGCAGCCCCGCCCTCGCCGTACCCGACACCCTGCCGGACACGCTCGCGCCTTTCCCCGTCGAGGCCTTGCGCCTCGAGCCTAATACAGTCCTCCTCTTGCGGCGGCTGGGACTGAAACGCATCGGCCAGCTTTACGGCCTGCCACGCGCCAGCCTCGAACGGCGCTTTCATTCGAAGGACGCCGCCGAAAGCGTCCTGCGCCGCCTCGACGAGGCGCTGGGACGGAGGAACGAAACGCACGCACCGCTTCTGCCCGCACCCGATTACGTGGCGCGCCTCTCCTTTGCCGAGCCGCTCATCTCCCATGACGGGGTCCTGGCCGGTCTTGAACGTCTGGCGGCCGAGCTCTGCGGCATGCTCGCGCGCGCACGAGCCGGCGCCCGGCGCGTGGTGTTGTGGGCCGCACGCACGGACGGCTCCTCCGTCGCGCTTGAAGCCGGCTTGAGCGCGCCATCGGCGACGGCGGCGCACCTGGTGCGCCTTCTCAAGGAGAAGCTCGACACGATCGACATGGGATTCGGCGTCGACCTCATGACCTTCGCGGCGCTCGCCGTCGACGATCTGTCCCCGGAGCAAACTGCTCTCAGCGCGACCGACCGCAAGCCCGGCCCCGAAAAACTCATCGACGCGCTTGCCAGTCGTTTGGGCGCCCGCACCGTGCGCCGCCTGTTCCCGCAACAAAGCCACATCCCCGAGCTTGCGCAAACGGCGCGCAGCGCCTTCGCAAAGCTGCCGGCCTGGACCGGCGACGCCCGCAACACTTCTTTGGAGAAGCCGCCGCGCCCGCCCCTTCTGCTCGCGACACCGGAAAGTGTGACCGTGATGGCGGAAGTCCCCGAAGGACCGCCGCTCCGCTTCACTTGGCGGCGCGTCAGCCGCCGCGTCGTCAAGGCGGAAGGGCCTGAGCGCATCGCGCCCGAATGGTGGCGCGTCCTCGACGGCAGCCCGGCGCAGCGCACACGCGATTACTACCGCATCGAGGACGAAGATGGCTGCCGTTACTGGGTCTTCCGCGAGGGGCTTTACCAGGAACGGGATGAGGCGCGCGATGGCGATCCCCCGCGCTGGTTCCTGCATGGGGTGTTCCCATGACTGGTCATCCCATGACGGCTCTTGCCGAACCCCGTTACGCCGAACTCGACGTCACCACGAACTTCACCTTTCTACGCGGCGGTTCCCATGGCGAAGAGCTTGTGGCGCAAGCGGCGGCGCTCGGCCATACGGCCATAGCGGTGGCGGACGCCAATACGCTTGCCGGCGTGGTACGGGCGCATATCGCGGCGAAAGAGGCCGGCATCCAGTTCATCGTCGGTGCGCGGTTGATTTTGCAGGATGCGCCGTCCCTTCTCGCTTATCCCACGGACCGCGCGGCCTATGGCCGGCTCTGCCGCCTGCTGACACGCGGGCAGCGCCGCGCCGAGAAAGGGGAATGTCTTCTCGTGCTCGACGACGTGGCGGAACACGCGGATGGGCTGATCTTCATCGCGCTGCCTTCTTCATCGTCATCGCCCGGCTTGACCGGGCGATCCAGTAACCACCGTCCTATCGATTGCGAAGATCAGGGGTTAGTGGATGCCCGCTTTCGCGGGCATGACAGCACTTTCGAAGCGCAACTCATGCGTATCAAAGAAGCACTGCCCTTCCGCACGCCGCTCTATCTCGCCGCTCATCACGGCTATCGCGGCGATGACCGCATACGGATCGAAAGGACCGCGCGCCTCGCCGAGAGCACGCGCATCCCGCTCATCGCCACTGGCGGCGTGCTGTATCACACGCCGGAGCGCCGACCGCTCCAGGACGTGCTCACCTGCATCCGCGAAAAATGTTCGCTTGGAGAGGCAGGCTTTCGTCTCGAGGCCAATGCGGAGCGGCATTTGAAGGCGCCCGCCGAGATGGCGCGGCTCTTCAAAGGCTACGAAGAGGCGCTGGAGCGCACGGTCGAGATCGCGAACGCATGCCGCTTCTCCCTCGATGAGTTGAAATACGAATACCCGGACGAACCGGTTCCCGAAGGCAAGACCCCGCAAGGACATCTGGAGGAGCTGGCGTGGGAGGGCGCCGCCTGGCGCTTTCCGGATGGCATCCCGGACAAAGTCCGCGACACGATCGAAAAAGAACTCGTGCTCATCGAGGAGCTCAACTACGCGCCTTACTTTTTGACCGTCTACGACATCGTCCATTACGCGCGCAGCCTCGGCATTCTCTGCCAAGGGCGCGGCTCAGCCGCCAATTCCGCTGTGTGCTATTGCCTGGCCATCACCAATGTCGATCCCACCGAGATCGATCTTCTGTTCGAGCGCTTCGTCTCGCCTGAACGCCGCGAACCGCCCGATATCGACGTGGACTTCGAGCACGAGCGCCGCGAGGAGGTGATTCAATATATCTATGCGCGCTATGGCCGCGACCGCGCGGGGCTCGCCGCGACCGTCATCTCATATAGAGGCCGCTCCGCCGTGCGCGAGGTGGGCAAGGTGTTGGGGCTTTCCGAAGATACGGTCGCCGCGCTCGCCGGCACGATATGGGGCCTCAGCAATAAGGGACTGCCCGAGAAATATGTACGCGAGGCGGGGCTCGACCCGTCCGATGCGCGCCTCGCGCGCTGCCTGGCGCTGGCCCATGAACTCATCGGCTTTCCCCGGCATCTGTCACAACATGTGGGCGGCTTCGTGCTGACGCGCGGACCTCTGTCCGAGCTTGTGCCCATCGGCAACGCGGCCATGGAAGACCGCACCGTCATCGAATGGGATAAGGACGACCTCGATGCGCTAGGCCTTCTGAAGGTCGATGTGCTCGGCCTCGGCATGCTCACCTGCATCCGCAAGGCCTTCGCGCTTCTCAAGGAGCACTACGGCGTAGACCTCACGCTCGGCACCGTGCCGCGCGAAGACCCAAAAGTATACGATATGCTCTGCCGCGCCGATTCCATCGGCGTGTTCCAGGTGGAGAGCCGCGCGCAGATGAACATGCTGCCGCGCCTGAAGCCCCGCTGCTTCTACGACCTCGTTATCGAAGTCGCCATCGTCCGGCCCGGTCCGATTCAGGGCGACATGGTGCATCCTTATTTGCGCCGCCGCTCCGGCGAGGAGAAGGTCGCGTTTCCCTCGCCTCATCCCGATCACGGGCCGCCAGACGAGCTGCATCAAGTACTCGGCAAGACCATGGGCGTGCCGCTGTTCCAGGAACAGGCAATGCGCCTTGCCATGGTGGCCGCGAAATTCAGCGGCGACGAAGCGAACGAGCTGCGCCGCGCCATGGCGACCTTCCGGCGGCGCGGCACGATCGGCACGCTTCAGGACAAGATGGTCGGCCGCATGACCGCACGCGGCTATCCGCAAGACTTCGCCGAACGCTGCTTCAACCAGATCAAGGGCTTCGGCGATTACGGCTTTCCCGAAAGCCACGCGGCGAGCTTCGCCCATCTCGTCTATGTGTCGTCCTGGCTCAAATGCCATTACCCGGACGTGTTCGCCTGCGCGCTGTTGAACTCCCAGCCCATGGGTTTCTACGCCCCGGCCCAGATCGTGCGCTGTGCCCGCGAACATGGCGTCGAAGCGCGCCCGCCCGACATCAATCACAGCCATTGGGACTGTACGCTGGAGGCGGGTACCGGCAAGTTCCAAGCTTTGCGGTTGGGGCTCCGCCAGATCGACGGGTTTCGCGAGGCCGATGCCGATCAGGCCGTCATCAGACGAGATCGTCCCTATGCCGACATACAAGACGTTTGGCGCCGCAGCGGTCTTGGCCGCGCCGGCATTGAACGGCTCGCATCCGCCGATGCGTTCCGCTCGCTCGGGCTCGACCGGCGGCAGGCACTATGGGCCGTGCGCGGGCTCCCGAAGGAAATTGCCCTGCCGCTGTTCGAACATGCGCAGGCCACGGAAATGGGCCGCGAGCCGGAGGTCGCACTCCCGGCCATGCCTCTGCCCGAGCATGTGGTGAATGATTACCGCACGCTGCGGCTCTCGCTCAAAGCTCACCCGATGTCGTTCCTGCGCGCGCAAGTTACGGCCGCCCGCATCGTCTCATGCGGCGCGGTCAAGGCGATGAAGGACGGCACGCGGGTCAGCGTCGGCGGCGTGATCCTGGTGCGCCAGCGTCCCGGCTCCGCCTCCGGCGTGGTGTTCATGACCATCGAAGACGAAACCGGCGTCGCCAACGCGGTGATCTGGCCCTCGGTGTTGGAGCGCATGCGCAAAGTGGTCATGGGCGCACGGCTCGTGGTGATCCATGGCCGGATCCAGCGGCACGAAGACATTATTCATGTCGTCGCGGAGCACCTCGAAGATAAAAATGACTGGCTGGACCGCCTGTCCGAAGACGACGAACTCGAGGCGACGCTGGCGAACGCGGACGAGATACGCCGGCCCGATCCCGGGTCCTGGCGCTCGTCGCAACCCAAGCCCGGCCTCCTGCCGCCGCTTGCCGCCGCCGACCACGTTAAACGCCCAGAGACCAGCGAGCCGCGCCGCAAGGGCGAGGACCGACACCCGCGTTGGCATCCCCGCTGTCACCCGCGCGACACCCGCATCATTCCGAAATCCCGCGACTTTCATTGAGAGCATGTCCATAAAAGGTGAACACCGGTTTTCAAGCCGGACATGCGACAAAGCAAAAGGACAAAGCTAACGGACGCGTGACTAGCGAGAGCCGCGAAAGTAGATATGCTGCGCCCATGCTGCACCCGAAAAGACTCGCGTATCGCGTTCTCGCCGCCCTCGCGGCGATTTTCTTTCTGAGCGTCCCGGCCCACGCCCTCGACCTGCCCGAGGGCGAGAGCGGTCTTGCGCAGAAACCGCTCGTCACAGCCAAGAAGCACATGATCGTCGCGGCGCACCCGCTTGCCAGCGAGGCGGGGCTCGAGATGCTGCGCAAAGGCGGCGCGGCCATCGACGCGGGCATCGCCACGCAGATGGTGCTGACCCTGGTCGAGCCGCAATCGTCGGGCATCGGCGGGGGCGCTTTCATTCTGTACTGGGACGCCGCGCAAGAAACGCTGACCAGCTATGACGGGCGCGAGACGGCGCCCGCCAGCGCGACGCCCGAGCTTTTCCTCGACGCAGCCGGCCAGCCCCTGCCCCGGCCCGTCGCCATGCATAGCGGACGCTCCGTCGGTGTGCCCGGCGCGCTGGCGGTGCTCAAGCTCGTGCACGACGAATACGGCAAACTGCCTTGGGCGGAGCTGTTCCAGCCCGCCATGAAGCTCGCCCGCGACGGCTTTCCGGTCTCCGCCCGGCTCTCCAAGTTGCTGGGCGAGGCCGACATCAACACATTCGACGCCGCCGCCCGCGCCTACTTCTTTGATGCGAACGGCAAACCCCATCCGCCTGGAACCATCCTGAAGAACGAAGCACTGGCGCAGACCCTCGAGACCATCGCCAACGAGGGGATCAACGCGTTTTACAAAGGACCCATCGCGGCCGACATCGCGAAGACGGTCCAAAGCGATCAGCGCGGTGCAGGCACGCTAAGCGAAAGCGACTTCCAAGCTTATCGCCCCAAGAAACGCGAACCCGTCTGCGTGCCTTATCGCGGCTCGTCCGTCTGCGGCATGGGACCGCCCTCGTCAGGCGCGGTCGCCGTGGGGCAAACGCTCCGACTGATCAAGCCGTTCGATCTGGGGACAAAACCGATGGGCGTACAGGCCACACATGCCATCCTTGAAGCACAGCGGCTCGCTTTCGCGGACCGGGCGCGCTATCTGGCCGATCCAGACTTCGTGGACGTGCCGCTCGCGGGTTTGCTCGACAAAAATTATCTGGCAGAGCGTCGTACATTGATCGATCCCGAGCGCGCCGCCCAAACTGTCACCCATGGCACGCCGCCGAACATTTCCAGCAATTTCGGACGCGACGCCACCGAGGAGAAGGGCGGCACAAGCCATGTGTCCGTCGTAGACGACAGCGGCGATGCTTTTTCGATGACCACCAGCATCGAGACCGCCTTCGGCGCCCGCAGCATGGTGCGCGGTTTCCTCCTCAACAATCAGCTGACGGACTTTTCTTTTCTACCCAAGGACGAGGACGGCATGGAGATTGCCAACCGGGTCGAGCCGGGAAAGCGGCCGCGCAGTTCCATGGATCCAACCATGATCTTCGGCCCCGATGGCGGTCTCGACTACGTGTTGGGGTCGCCCGGCGGCCCGGCGATCATTATCTTCAACCTCAAAGCCATTATCGCGATGATGGATTGGGGCCTGGATCCTGCTGAGGCGGCCGCACTTATCAATTTCGGGGGCTCGCCGTGGGGCGTCCTCCTCGAAACCGGTACCGAATGGAATGAGCTGGCAAGCGCGCTGACGGACAAGGGCCATCCGGTGAAGCGCATTCCCATGACCAGCGGGCTGCATATCATCGCGGTGACGCCCGGCGGCCTCGAAGGCGGCGCCGATCCGCGCCGCGATGGTGTCGCACTCGGCGATTGAATACTTGGTATCGGCGTGCGTGACGGCTATGCCTCAGTCCGCACGCAAGAGCAGGCAATTCGAAGACAATGACTGGCCCCTATAAAATCGCGATCCGCGGCGCCGGAGTCACTGGACTTTGGCAGGCGCTGACTCTCGCGCGCCGGGGGCACAGCATCATCGTGGTGGAACAATCCACAGAGCCGTTCACCGATGCCTGCAGTCCCTGGGCCGGCGCGATGCTGGCGCCACGCTGCGAAGAAGAAAGCGCGGAGCCCGTGATCCGGGAACTGGGCATGCGCGGCATTCAATTGTGGCAGGCCGCCTATCCGGATCTCACATCCGCCGGCAGCCTGGTGGTGGCGCCGGCACGCGACCGCACGCTTCTCGATCGTTTCGAGCGCATGACCGAAGGGGGCAGCCGTCTCGACGCCACGCAGTTGGAAGAGTTGGAGCCGGATCTCATCCCCCGTTTCGACACGGCGTTATTCTATGCCGACGAGGCCCATCTTAATCCGGAAGCCGCATTGCACTTCCTTCTGAACGAGGTTCGGAACGCGGGCGCGGTTGTCCAGTTCGGTACGGGCGAGACCCCTGACGGGGCAGACTTCATCGTCGACTGCCGGGGCCTTGGCGCGCAGGACATGCTGCCCACCCTGCGGGGCGTCCGCGGCGAGCGGATCGTAGTCCGCTCCCCCGACATCGCCTTCGAGCGGTCCATTCGCCTCCTCCATCCCCGTTTTCCGCTCTACCTCGTGCCCTGGGGCGAGGACGAGACCGGCGCGAACCGGTTCATGCTCGGCGCGACCTCGATCGAACGCGAAGATGGAGGGCCCGTGACCCTGCGGTCGACTTTGGAGCTTCTCAGCGCCGCCTATGTGCTCGATCCCGCCTTCGGCGAAGCCGAGATTCTCAGCCTCGGCGCGGGCGTCCGGCCGGCATTTCCCGACAACCGGCCTAGGATTATCACGAGTTCGGGCTATATCTTTGTAAATGGGCTCTACCGGCACGGCTTCTTGCTCGCGCCGGTCATGGCTGAAATGGTGGCGCACTACTTGGAAACCGGCGTCACCCACCCGGAGGTCTTCATTGCAGATTTTGGTCAACGGTGAGCATTTCACGACCGACGCAAACAGCCTCGACGAACTTTGCAAGACGCTCGGTTTCGCCGATGCGAAGATAGCGACCGCGGTCAATGGCAGCTTCGTCGCCGCCACGGCCCGCGCGCGCACCCAGCTTGCCGAAGCCGACGAAATTGAGATCGTCGCGCCAAGACAGGGCGGGTAAGGCAGAGCGGCCGAGACAGGCCGCCAAAGGCATGATCGCTGATGCTTGAACTTTACGGCACGAAGTTTTCCTCGCGCATGCTGCTGGGCACGGCGGGCTATGCCTCGCCCGATTTGTTGCGCCAGGCCGTCGAAGCTTCGGGCGCCGAGATCGTCACCGTGTCTCTCAGACGGGAATCCGCGCGGGCCAAGACCGGCCAAGGCTTCTGGGGGCTGATCGAAGAGCTCGGGCGCCGGGTCCTTCCCAATACGGCTGGCTGCCATACGGCGAAGGAGGCGATCACCACTGCCCAGATGGCGCGCGAGCTGTTCGGGACGAATTGGATCAAGCTCGAGGTCATCGCCAACGACGACACGCTGCAGCCCGAAGTGTTCGGTCTCGTGGAGGCCGCCGCCGAACTCAATGCCGACGGATTCGACGTGCTGCCCTACACCACTGAGGATCTAAGCGTGGCCGAACGCCTGGCCGCGGCGGGATGCGAGGTCTTGATGCCGTGGGGGTCGCCGATAGGCTCCGCCCGCGGACTCGCAAACAAGACCGCGCTCAAGACGCTGCGGGCGTATTTTCCCGACACGCCCCTGATCGTCGATGCAGGCCTCGGCGCGCCGTCTCATGCCGCCGAAGTCATGGAAATGGGCTACGACGGCGTTCTTCTGAACACCGCTGTCGCGAAGGCGGGCAACCCCGTGACCATGGCGCGCGGCTTCGCCCGGGCGATCGAGGGCGGCCGGCTTGCCTACGAGGCGGGAATTGTCGAACCGCGCGACATGGCCACACCGTCCACGCCGATCGCGGGAACACCTTTCTTCAAGATCGATAACGCGTCCTGATCCGCAGCGTGCTCCAACTCGACCCGTTCTATCCCATCGTGCCGGACACAGCCTGGCTCAAGCGGCTGCTGCCGGCGGGGCTGAAGTTGGTGCAACTCCGCATCAAGGACGCGCCGGCGGATACGGTGCGGACGGAAATCGGCGAGGCGCTCAGGCTGTGCGCAGACGCAGGCTGCCAGCTTGTGGTGAACGACTATTGGCAAGAGGCGATCGAAGCCGGGGCGGACTTCGTACATCTCGGCCAGGAAGACCTCGCCGACGCCGACGTCAACGCGATCCGCGACGCGGGGATCAAACTCGGCATCAGCACCCATAGCGACGAGGAACTCGCGACCGCCCTTGCCGCCGAGCCCGACTACGTGGCACTCGGGCCTGTCTACCCGACGCTCCTCAAGAAAATGCCGTGGGCGCCGCAAGGGCTCGACCGCGTGGCCGCCTGGAAAGCGCAAGTGCCCTGCCCCCTTGTGGCCATCGGCGGCCTCACGCCCGACCGTGCCCCTGCGGTGTTTGAGGCGGGCGCGGACAGCCTGGCGGTGATCACCGACATCGTGACGCACGAGGCCCCGGAGAAGCGGACCGAGACCTGGGTCGCGGTCACGGAGCCCTGGCGGCGGCGCTAGCCACCGTTCACACGGGCAAGTAGGCAATAGGCCTTGACCTTTGGGTGGGGTCGCCGGAAAAATTGTCACCGAAGTTTCATATTCGCGGGGAATCGATGAGTTACCAGCTTGACCCTGCCTTGCCCATCAGCGAGGCCTTGCGTTCCGTTGCGCTAGACCAGCTGGATGTTGCCCACACATCGCTCGCCTCGACGCCGGATCGCCACAAGGGCGTTCACAGCGCACGGAAGTGCTTCAAGCGGTTGCGCTCGCTCCTTGTCCTGGCCCGGCCCGGCCTGCCCGAACCCCTTTACGCCAATCTGAATGCGCGCGTTGCCCGTATCGGCAAAGGGCTGGCGGCCGCGCGCGACGCGCACGCCCTGTTCGATGCCCTAAACACGTTGGAACGCAACACCGAGCCAGGGCTCGGAGATGGTCCCATCGAGGCGATGCGCGGCTGGCTTCGGGAGCGCCGCAAGGCGGCCGAGCAGAACCTTGAGCAAAACTCCGCGTCGCAATCGCTGGAGATGCTGCTGGAGCTCCGCCCCCGTTTCGCGAGCCTCGTCGTCTACCCCGACAATTTCACGCCCATCTCGAAAGGGCTGCAGCTCAGCTATTACCGCGCCAGGGAGCAGTTCAAATCGGCTTTCCGATCGAAGGATTCGGAACTGATCCACGATTGGCGCAAGAGCGTTCAGCGCCACTGGCGTCACATGCAGTTGCTCACCCCTTGCTGGCCGTCGGAACTCGGCGCGCGAACGGAGGCCGCCCGCGGCCTGTCGCAGACGCTGGGCGATGATCACGACATCGCCAACCTGATGCATCTGGCGACGACGCCGGCTATGGCGTTCGGGAGTCCCGAGGACATTTCGGGTTTTCTGAAACGGTGCAAAATTCGTCTGAAGGAGTTGCGCAAGGACGCGAAGATCCGGGGCGAACGGCTCTTCGTCGAGAAGTCCGCGCCCTTTGCCGGCCGCATCCACGCCTATTGGACCACCGCGGCTGTCGGCGCCCTCAAGCCGGTTGAGCCGGCGCGTCAGGACGACAACGTCATCGCAATCGGGCACGGGAGGCCCGACGTGGAGAACCAGAAAAAGTACGGCGGGCAGAGCTAGAGCTCTACTTCCATACCGTCATAGGAGACGGTCCAACCCGCCGCTTCCACGGCAGCGCGCTCGGGCGAATCCTCCCGGAGGACCGGGTTCGAATTGTTCACGTGGATGAAGATTTTGCGGTCGATCCCGAGCGGTTCCATCAAAGCCAGCGTTCCGTT
This genomic window from Methyloceanibacter caenitepidi contains:
- a CDS encoding thiazole synthase translates to MLELYGTKFSSRMLLGTAGYASPDLLRQAVEASGAEIVTVSLRRESARAKTGQGFWGLIEELGRRVLPNTAGCHTAKEAITTAQMARELFGTNWIKLEVIANDDTLQPEVFGLVEAAAELNADGFDVLPYTTEDLSVAERLAAAGCEVLMPWGSPIGSARGLANKTALKTLRAYFPDTPLIVDAGLGAPSHAAEVMEMGYDGVLLNTAVAKAGNPVTMARGFARAIEGGRLAYEAGIVEPRDMATPSTPIAGTPFFKIDNAS
- a CDS encoding thiamine phosphate synthase encodes the protein MLQLDPFYPIVPDTAWLKRLLPAGLKLVQLRIKDAPADTVRTEIGEALRLCADAGCQLVVNDYWQEAIEAGADFVHLGQEDLADADVNAIRDAGIKLGISTHSDEELATALAAEPDYVALGPVYPTLLKKMPWAPQGLDRVAAWKAQVPCPLVAIGGLTPDRAPAVFEAGADSLAVITDIVTHEAPEKRTETWVAVTEPWRRR
- the thiS gene encoding sulfur carrier protein ThiS gives rise to the protein MQILVNGEHFTTDANSLDELCKTLGFADAKIATAVNGSFVAATARARTQLAEADEIEIVAPRQGG
- the ggt gene encoding gamma-glutamyltransferase, which encodes MTSESRESRYAAPMLHPKRLAYRVLAALAAIFFLSVPAHALDLPEGESGLAQKPLVTAKKHMIVAAHPLASEAGLEMLRKGGAAIDAGIATQMVLTLVEPQSSGIGGGAFILYWDAAQETLTSYDGRETAPASATPELFLDAAGQPLPRPVAMHSGRSVGVPGALAVLKLVHDEYGKLPWAELFQPAMKLARDGFPVSARLSKLLGEADINTFDAAARAYFFDANGKPHPPGTILKNEALAQTLETIANEGINAFYKGPIAADIAKTVQSDQRGAGTLSESDFQAYRPKKREPVCVPYRGSSVCGMGPPSSGAVAVGQTLRLIKPFDLGTKPMGVQATHAILEAQRLAFADRARYLADPDFVDVPLAGLLDKNYLAERRTLIDPERAAQTVTHGTPPNISSNFGRDATEEKGGTSHVSVVDDSGDAFSMTTSIETAFGARSMVRGFLLNNQLTDFSFLPKDEDGMEIANRVEPGKRPRSSMDPTMIFGPDGGLDYVLGSPGGPAIIIFNLKAIIAMMDWGLDPAEAAALINFGGSPWGVLLETGTEWNELASALTDKGHPVKRIPMTSGLHIIAVTPGGLEGGADPRRDGVALGD
- a CDS encoding CHAD domain-containing protein codes for the protein MSYQLDPALPISEALRSVALDQLDVAHTSLASTPDRHKGVHSARKCFKRLRSLLVLARPGLPEPLYANLNARVARIGKGLAAARDAHALFDALNTLERNTEPGLGDGPIEAMRGWLRERRKAAEQNLEQNSASQSLEMLLELRPRFASLVVYPDNFTPISKGLQLSYYRAREQFKSAFRSKDSELIHDWRKSVQRHWRHMQLLTPCWPSELGARTEAARGLSQTLGDDHDIANLMHLATTPAMAFGSPEDISGFLKRCKIRLKELRKDAKIRGERLFVEKSAPFAGRIHAYWTTAAVGALKPVEPARQDDNVIAIGHGRPDVENQKKYGGQS
- a CDS encoding FAD-dependent oxidoreductase gives rise to the protein MTGPYKIAIRGAGVTGLWQALTLARRGHSIIVVEQSTEPFTDACSPWAGAMLAPRCEEESAEPVIRELGMRGIQLWQAAYPDLTSAGSLVVAPARDRTLLDRFERMTEGGSRLDATQLEELEPDLIPRFDTALFYADEAHLNPEAALHFLLNEVRNAGAVVQFGTGETPDGADFIVDCRGLGAQDMLPTLRGVRGERIVVRSPDIAFERSIRLLHPRFPLYLVPWGEDETGANRFMLGATSIEREDGGPVTLRSTLELLSAAYVLDPAFGEAEILSLGAGVRPAFPDNRPRIITSSGYIFVNGLYRHGFLLAPVMAEMVAHYLETGVTHPEVFIADFGQR